From the genome of Acidicapsa ligni:
TGCCAGCAATACTGTCGGAGTGTTCCTTGGCAATGGCGACGGAACGTTTCAACCACAGGTGGCGTATCCTGCGGGGAGTGCCCCGGCAGGTATTATCACCGGGGATTTTAACGGCGACGGCATTGCCGACATGCTGGTTGTTAATGGCAACAACAACACCCTTTCCGTTTTTCTGGGCAATGGCGATGGAACCTTTCAGGCACAGATAACAACTCTTGTCGGCAGTCACGCTCCATCGGCAGTTGCGGTTGCGGACTTCGACGGCGATGGCATTCTGGATGTTGCGGTCAGTATTACCAGTGGAACTGCCGCCAGTAGTGAGATAGCGATCTTTCTCGGCAATGGAAATGGCACGTTCGAGTCATTGGCTGCGTATTCTCCAGCCGGATCAAGTTCCATTGCTGCCGCCGATTTCAACCAGGACGGTATTCCGGATCTGGTTTATTCCAATCATGGCGGCAACACCGTTTCCGTTATGCTCGGCAACGGAGACGGCACCTTTCAGACAGCGGTGCCTTATACGGTTGGATCGAATGTAGGCTCAGTGGCTGTTGGAGATTTCAACGTGGATGGCAACCCGGACATCGTGGCTCCCAGCGGGAATCTTAGCGGCGGGACTACAGCGATCTTGTTCGGCAATGGCGATGGAACCTTTCAGCCTCAGGTAAGTTATGCTGCTGCGGGTAATGGAGTGGCAGTTGCGGATCTGAACGGCGATGGTCTTCCGGATGTGGTGGCTATCAATGATCAGTTATCTATTCTGCTCGACGCACAGATTTCCAACTACAGTGCGAATGGAATTTCCTTCACAGGTAGCGCAGGGGAGCACAACGTCGTAGCCAACTATCCTGGGACCAGTCCATATACCGCAAGCACATCGAGTCCTGTGGGTCTCACCTCCAGCAATGCTACGCCGACTTTGAGCGTAGCAACATCAGGGACGCCGGCTATTTATGGGAGCGCAGTGACCTTCACCGCCACCATTTCCAGCGGACCTACCGGCTCCATGAGATTCTACGATGCCGGTGCATTGATTGGGACCGGCACGATCAGTGGAACAACGGCAACGTTGACGACGAGCACTCTGGCGGC
Proteins encoded in this window:
- a CDS encoding FG-GAP-like repeat-containing protein, which gives rise to NSSNCNNANCVAIASDVDGDGIPDIVYTNYNNNTVSISIGNGDGSFQAPISYAAGTNPGFIAVGDFNGDDVPDLAVSNNASNTVGVFLGNGDGTFQPQVAYPAGSAPAGIITGDFNGDGIADMLVVNGNNNTLSVFLGNGDGTFQAQITTLVGSHAPSAVAVADFDGDGILDVAVSITSGTAASSEIAIFLGNGNGTFESLAAYSPAGSSSIAAADFNQDGIPDLVYSNHGGNTVSVMLGNGDGTFQTAVPYTVGSNVGSVAVGDFNVDGNPDIVAPSGNLSGGTTAILFGNGDGTFQPQVSYAAAGNGVAVADLNGDGLPDVVAINDQLSILLDAQISNYSANGISFTGSAGEHNVVANYPGTSPYTASTSSPVGLTSSNATPTLSVATSGTPAIYGSAVTFTATISSGPTGSMRFYDAGALIGTGTISGTTATLTTSTLAAGTHLITAGWAGNTTYSPVTSSAITQVVNLPRPTLTVATSGTPSNYGGSVIFTATISSGPTGTITFYDGTTSIGTGTLSGTTATVTVNSLTVGIHSITASWPGNTTYAAVRSSAVAQAINNPAETVSLSVSSSGVSQGTAVTFTATVRNGTTPVFPGLVRFCDASAGECEDMA